The Rhodamnia argentea isolate NSW1041297 chromosome 10, ASM2092103v1, whole genome shotgun sequence sequence TCTCATGCGCTTTTTCATCGTGTCTATAAAGGCGGGTCTGCAATTCCAATGTGGCAATGTGTCGTCCCTTTCGGCTTTGATCAAACCTCGGGGTAACTAATTTACCAAAAGCCTCCATTGGAACGATGATCATGCCGTGTCTTTTACGCAAGAACGAGAGCCACAAACCGAATGGCTTTCGCTTCCTGAAAAGTTTTAATTCACCATCCTTGCATTTGAGAACCAACTCATGGGTGACTCGATTGATTATGTTCCTGGAATAGGAATAACTGTcgaaaaaagtcttaaatctaggAAATTAGTTCggtactaaacttttcaatcgtgCAAATTTGATCTTAAGTCAATTCAATCAcgaacctttcaattgtgtcattaaatcctaaatcttttgccgatttaccgatttagtcctaaactttttgataatttgtcaatgaaGCCCTTCTTGTTAATATAGGcttaggactacattggcaaaaattttaaaaaattaggactaaattgacaacacAATATGATCACATGCTTGAGGATAGGAGCAGATGGATTGCCTGTTCTATTGGTAGTATCCTCCTCCAAAATACTTCTTTTCCCCCTTAATCTCAAATATCCCCGAACGATTCCAGTCAAAATAGAAATAGTTGGCCAACCGTCATCCACGGGTCAAACTTGGACATCTTGAGGGGTTATGTTCTGTTGACATTTCCTCTACTTTTGACTTTGAATTGCATCACCGTCGTACTAGTCATAGGCTCATGAACTGATACTTAAATGTAGGTTGAGTCCTGAACCGTCTCGAGTCAAACATGACCAGATAACTTACCATTAAATAAAAACAAGGAAGAGATTCAATGCAttccttttccttgttttcgttcttttttttttttttcaagtcaaAACATGAGTCCCCGTAGTTGTTAAATCGAGATACATGAATCGTGAATCGAATCGTAGGGTTCGACAAATAACTAAGATTAGGATTCAAAATCGAAAACGCTTAACAATGTTAATCCCAATATTACAAGACAACTCTTTTGAGTAAGAACTATGACCTAGGAAGCCGGAATCTTGATTTCCAGTACATAAAATGCTCTCTATGCATAAGATTACATTCGTGTATGAACAGAAACTATACACGTAATTAAACCGATCATTCACTTACAAAATGCAAAATTTACTTTTAGTCATTCCGTGTGACTATCGAATCACATTGTAAAATATGACATTCATATCATTTGATAAATACGCACATAAAGTACGAATTGAGAGACCCACATCGAATCGCAAATTTGTTAGTGACTCTACCGGCGAATCGCCTCGTAAGCATGCCTGGCTAAGATCTCAAATCAGATCGAATCGCACAGCCTAAATCGAGAATTGTTTGACTTTGATGACTATGTGAGTCCCTGAATTTATTCTCTGCAATCCCAACCTCTGCGTTAAAGTCCACGAGAAAGTGGGTTCATGTGTCAAAATCAATGACATCAATTATTCATGTATCAAGTGGGTTCATCTATCAAAATCGATGACATTAATTATTCATATGCATCAACTACCATCGTTTAGTCATTTCTCCCTTCTCTTTACATTTATCCTTTTTTACTCAAATGGGACTTGAATTAAGAATGAAGTTTCATTACTTAATGATAAAATGGACCTAAAAAACTTCCAACTCTTAACTTATTTCAATTTCATcgtttgtctcataaaaaaactttcaattttatatTAAGTACCAATTctacttattcttttttttttcccgataaaaaaacctaaactttgGATTAGGTCTCAATTCTacttaagccttttttttttggttccataAAAGACGTCAACTTTAAGTTATGTCCAAATTCTACTATAAACCTTTATTTTGtcccatgaaaaatctcaaaatttaggttttgtCTCAATTTTACCGTCTAGTCTCAATTTtgccctaaaatttttatagtCTCATAAAAACCTACAGAATTTTAGTTGAGTCATAAATCCGCCTCTATTAACTTTCTGTCAAAATTTCTCGTTTGATAAACGATAAATGGAATACTTGCAAGCATGAGCTATTCAAGCGTCGAGCTATCTGATTGCGAGAGATTGAAAATCGTGCGCAAAATCACTAAGAGTGAATTTCGACGAAAGGTCAATGTAGACAAATTTATGACTCAAGCAAAAGTCGTTGATCATTTACTAGACAATAAAAAATAGAGTAAAAATGAAACTTGATCTAgagttgagaatttttatatGTTTAGGGCATAATTGGTATTGAActtaaaattgaggattttctattatataaaaaattaggataaattgGGACTTGATATAAAGTTATGGtttttttatagataaaaagaaaatttagagtaaaaattaagactgaattttgaatttaaatttttttatgtgatgAAATGTAGAATTGGGATACGAGtcaaaatttggaaattgtTTTAGGCTATTAAACATGATAAAGTGGGAGAGTGATCTCTGACCCGCAAAGCATTTATGACAACCGTGGCATGGGGCCAGACCAGTGGCTTGGAGAGAGTCAGAGCCGAGGAAGCAATCTTAGGACAATCAAGTTTGCCTTTTTAGCAATGCCCCGTGTGTCAAAGCTCAACCagtttcctcctcctcttcaactTTTCCAACCGCCTCCTTTCTCTGTTCGGTAAGAACGACGAAGATTTTGTTTAAAAGTGGCGTCGCGACATTTCTCGAACCAGCAAAAACATAAATTGGAATCGGGAAAGCACGTACCGTTCTTGGCAACGCGCGCAATTAATGCGTTGAAAGTACGGATATATTCTCGCTTTAGCATGACGGCAAACGCAGTAATGTGGGTCAGAGCAGAGACGTATCTTCTGGGTGGCTCGCCATGACAACGAGACGTCGACCCACATCGCGGCCGTTCTTGGTTCCTCCACGTGTGTtcccctcttctctctttctttggcTGTGCAGTGAGGGAATCGATCTCGTTCTCATCGGATTCGTCCCAAGAGCGAACGAGCGTGCGGGAACATTGATACCCACAGTCGCTTTCCACTTCTTCTAGCTAATGAATTTCTTCCCacgattatttttttgggtcagtcCCGATGAATCCCATTAACTGGTTCGGcggtttcttctatttttctctgTGGTCCCACTTCGAGTTGCTGTAGCTGTACCTTACCTTGTGCTGAAGCCATCCGCTTTCTTGCCTCCTCTTTGTTTATTCCCGGGATTGGATCGAATAtctatactctctctctctctcgagagagAGAATTAGTGGCTTCCATTCGAATTCATCGGTAATTCTGCCCTCTGTCAGGTATTCGTTAACTTCGATACCATCCCATGTTCTATAGCCGTCTTGGCGTTCGAACAGCCGGTGGCTCTTGTCCCCCTCTTTCTTGACACGAGTAATCGATTGATTGATAGCTGTCGAGACTGGGGGAAAGCCATTTTTTCAGCTGGGTGGGTGGTGGGTGGGTGTGTAGTTGGTTGGTGATTCCCAGTGAGTTTCTGCGTGAGCATCTTTTGGGCCACTGAAAATGATTGCTTGGCtttgctttctcttcttttctcttttgggtcGGTTGCCTTTGTGATCAGGCTTTGTTTGAATTCTTGGTGCTCTCATCTGGCTTGCTTCTGGTGGTCTGCTAATGGGTTGGTAGGTTTAATTTGTAGTGTTTTCCATACttgaatttctctcttttggatGAGAGTTTTGTCGATTTACTTGGTTGTTTATATTCGCTAATGGGAGCTGGATGGAATTATACTATTTCGATTTGGAATGGTAGGTTAATACTGGTCGAATGGAACAACGAGAAGGTTCCAGTGTTGTTCAACAAAGGCGTGTTCGTAGGACCGCAAGTTGTGGACTTTGAAAGTTCTACAAGTCAACAATATTTGCAATTCTACATTATTTACTATTCTAGAATAAGATTGTTGATCCTATCACTTTTCCGTCTCCATGTTGGCTGTGATGCAAGTTATGAGAACTTTTGCACATTTATGATAGCTTTTTATCAGGACAGTTCATTGTGGTGCTGAAGTCGAGATAAATTGGGATGGTATCTCGTGCAGGAGGTGATTGTTAATCCTGTTTGAGACTTATGGTGCACAAAAAGGCTTGAAAGTTCTCATTCCAGATCTAGTTTTTCTGGCGATGCAAAGATGGGCACGAGTGAAAGAATCACCAAGTACAGGGATAGGCTCGACAAGACTCTGGCATCTCCTGATTTGACAAATGCAGAGACGCTTAAAAACCTTGTGAAAGATCATCTCCAACGTTCATCACTGGAAGACAATGAAGGTAGTAACTCTGCGGCGGTTCTGATGACATTAGTGAACTGTCTTGTGCGGTATTACTTGGCCTTTTTTGTGAAAAGTGCTGTTTGAGAAGGTTGATCTGGATTTTACAATTTCTGACGCTGagggaatttgatttttgaagaattttctgaGGTTCTACTGGAGAGGAGGACTAAGGAAGTCTCTCATTTTCTGGATATGTTGAGAAGTGCTTCTGTTGGCGGCAATGGATCGAAAGCTTCTCAAATGTCACATGCTGAATGGAAAGTATGTAAAATAATCTTTCGGTTTGTGAGCAATCTGAAGTTTTTCCTTAGTCCAATTTGCTTGATTGTGAAATTCTATCTCAAACATCTTTTCTCACAATTCATCTGTTCTTGTAGAGGACTTAGATCAGTTGAGTGGCCTTTGTTCCAGAATAATCTGATCATCATTTCTCTGTCTGTCAATCTTTTGGCATTAAGCTTTACCTTTTCCTATCCTGTGCAAATTGTTGGCTTGTCTTGTAGCTGCAGGATAGCATCTTACTACTGTTGCTTTGGCTTTCTTTTGATCCAAAACTCTTCATGTTTAGATGTCTTTACAAAACTTGGAGGGCATTTTTCGGACAAAATGAGCCAACGTGTACTGTTCTgttgctttaatttttttaactcctCACATGATTAAAAGATCTCTCATTCACCTTCTAgctgattttcatttttccatatATATTGTTTGCAATAATCCACCTTTTGGAAGTATGAACTTCTTTCCGATAAGTTCTTGATGTGAATGTTCTCCTCTCCCATTTGACAGTTAAAACAAGATAATGAGGAGTTCAGAGTCATGTATCGAGAAGGACCCGAGGGAACTCCATACCATTCGTTACTTGTAGAAGGCTATGTTGATGGCCCCATGGATACTTGTAAGTTCGACATTCTTCCCAGCGGCTCATGCTTTGACCACATAATTACAAACAAGGAAGAAGCTGAGCATACTCGATGGTTTTGCAGGTTTATGTCTTTCATGGGAGTCCGCCCTGTATAAGAAATGGTAAGAGTTTTCTGCATCATCACTGTATCGTGTTGACTCGTTTCTGATGCATTATTTTTAGTAATGATTATCCAGTTAGCTATTTTGTTGTATTATCTTGCTTCTGCTTAGGAGATTCTTACACATTGACATCTGGCTTAACAACCTAATGCTTTTTAGAGAACAATTTTTATACTTTAGCAACAAAATGAGTAtacaatttaagaaaaatattgaagaacaaggaaaagaaattgttgGGAGGTGCTCATTTATTGGGTAACATGTGTTCACAGGCAATAAGAACCAGTAATATGTGcgtttcttttcattgtttttgcAAAAAGCACGCATAGGCTTGCAATCCTCCCATTTAAGAGAGGGAGATTATGAATTTGTCTAGCTTTGTTATACGAATCTGCACAATTTCAACGTATGGTCTGATATTGGGAGTAGGTTCATGAATTAACAGATGAAACACTTTTCGTGAATGCTTATAGTTGTCTGCTTAAGAATACCTAGCTTTGCAATGTATAGACGCATGCTCGGAGGAGAAGCAAATGAGACTTCATTGATTGCATTAAGTTGAACACTATCTGAGGTATTTGAGCTACATAGATGACAGTCTTGGTTTGGTTTATGGCTTATCAGGTGGCCCCAGTATACTATGCCAACCTTCAAAATCGTTTCTAGTAAATGTCTCCAGAAGATCCGAATTGGAGAACAGATATCATCAGTGAGGTATGCCTAAAATTGCTATTGAAGAACATTCTGTAATTCTTCCCTCCTTCACAGTTTTGATATCTTCCCTGGTTGTTTTTGTAAGAAAGGGTGAAGGTCTCATGGCCACTATCAGCTAGGGAGGCTGTTGTGCACTTCTTTGAGTTTGAGTACTTCCAAGATGATTTGATCATCGTACTTTTGAACTCGGTAGCGATTATTCTAAACTCAACGGTCAAATTCGATGAGATTATTCCTTTCTCGTAGAAGTTAGTTACATTGAATTTTGGTACTTTTCACGATTCTTATCATGTTTACAATTTCCTGGTAGATATCTGAAACGGAGAAGATCGACAAAAGTACTCATGGGTACACTGGAGACATGATACCCGAGGAAAAAGATGTGATAAGGATTGGTGTGGTTGGAGGATTTGCTTTACAAAAGGTGACTTCTGAAAGAAGTTATTTTCGGTAAGCATTGATAAAGAGCATACAGTGCACAGTAAAACAATCCCTTGAAATAAGGGTGACTAAGTAGCTATATTGATTTGGCCAAAAAGAGAAACTAAAGAGCAGCTACGTTGGAGTTCTTTTGGTGAAAGATAAAAAGGTGAGTGATGCAGTCAAGACCACATAGAACCCAAGTTGATTTTGCGGGTGTGAGACGCCGTAAAAAAGTGCGATTCAGAAACTTCTGGtagtgacttttttttgtacGTAATTAAGGGACTACATGAGTTATAGATTTGAACAACAAACATATCCTACACCCAATGTGGGAAATTTCGGTAAAAAGAGGGGAAATTGGAGACGAAAGATCAACTCATAAACAGTATCATTGTTTAGAGGTGGGAAGAAAGATGATTAGGTGCAATAAAGATTTGCGATCAAAAGAGTGGATCTTCTGCCTCTCCATTCTTGCAGAACAGTGTTGAGCTCACTGTGATTGCTAATTCTCTCCTTGAATTTACGACTTCTACATGTCCTGACTTCAACTTTTGCAGTACGATTGCAAACATGGACTTAAAGCTGGATTTTGTTCCTCCATCCCTCATAAACTTTATAGCAAGGCAGCTCATTGGTAGTGGATTTAGACTCTATCAGAAGGTGTGTCAGGGACTCCCTTGCTTTGGCTAGTTTGACATTCGTTTTTCCTGTTTCTTTTGTGAAGTGAAAAATGCCATGCAAACATCAGTTAGTAAAGGACTCGAggatgaaaggaaaagaacaacacACAGAGAAATGGTTAATGAATTAATGAAGTGACGGGTGCTATTGATAATGTCCATCAGCAAAACATTTGATGATTTCGCTTGTCTATACAGGCAGTTGCTTCTGTATTCAAGTCGGATGGGGATTTTAAGCAGGCTTTGAATGACCCTCTGTATGATCGAATACGTAAAGCTTTTTATAGTATTTATCAACAAAATGGAGGTCTGGCGTACAAGAAGCTGGAGGACAAGGCAAAAGTTCTCGTCAATGAAGATATTGTAGATAATGCCGAAGATAACATAAAGGATGTAAATCAAGATATTCCAGTTGATCAGAATGCAGAAGAAATTCAGCCAAATTATAAACTGCCTCCATATAGCAGCAATTGTGGTGAAATCGAGGAGGTGAAGAGTGAGGACGGCATGGAGGGAGGTAATGATCGTATCATTAACCCTTCAAATGGAGATGTGGGGGAGATGTCTTGCCGAGATCGCAAAAGAAAAGTTCATATCCGTCCTGAGGTGGAACAAGCTCTTGGGACGCTGGAAAAAGCGATATCTATAGTTCGACAATATGGATTGAATGCACTTAACCATTCaccatcttctttctttgaagAAGAGCCACAAGATCTTGAAATGGATGCAGCTGGGGTTTCAATCTCTGAAAAAGTTGGATTCATTTCAAAGTATGACGTCGGTGTTGAAGAATCAAACAGGAAAACGATAAAGAAATCTACAGAAGAACCGAGAGAAAGCTCTGGCACTCACAGTTCGAGGTAATTATGATGATCAGTCAGTGCCATGCCTTGCTTatggtttcctttttttttaatctacacTTCCGCGGGTGTGGTAGTCATGGGTCGCAATGAAACTTCAACACAACTTTTTCACCATGAACGCACTAGTTTGTGGTTTGCCTTCCACTGATGAAGATAGAATAATactatttgatttgattggtgCCAGCTCCTGATTATCTTCCGAAATAGGTTTTCCTTGAAAAAGATATGCTTGAGTTGCTGCGATGCCATTGATCTTTGCCTGTCGATTGTTTTTGGTGACTTCTAATTAATTTAATAGAGAAATTCTTGTAAGTAGAGTATATTGTCATCGGGTGGTGTTTACTGTGCGTGGTAGGTTCCCCCTCTTCTAGTCTGAGTTCTGAGAGCATGGTAATTGCAGGGATAGGAAATCGAATTCCAGTGCCACAAGGGAGGTAAGCCACAGCAAGGTAGTACCAGCTTCGCCGGAAGAGAGACTCGTGGCTCCTCCTCAGATCGACCAGGTCGTTGCCTCGTATTCTCTCGAGAATGGAAAGACAGAGGCGCCATTTTGGGACTCGACCACGGATGATGCCAAAGAGATGACCACAGAGGCAGAGAGGGGAGACAAAAACGGCACAGATACAAAGAACTCGTCGAGACGACGGAGAAGATACAGGTTATGTTGTTTCCGCCCACTTCTTGGACATTGATGGGGATGCACAGGATGGAAATGTTTGGTTCCCAACCGACGCTGCTCTCCGTCGGAAGTTCACGAACTGCTTACTCGGTCGACGGGTGACGCACGAGGAGAGCTACACTCTCTTTCTTTCAACACGCCTTCACCTTTCCTTTCGCGACCCCCTCTCTTTTTAAGGAAGATAGACCGGCAAACATTTTCGGGTCTTCTTGAGGGCAATTTACAATCTATGTACTGTGATGGGGAAGGAGCTACTATATGCGAACGCTTTCGGTCTTTAATGCTAATTTTTCATGATGTACGAGACACGAGCAATTCGTCTGGCGGTCCGGATTCAGCTTATGGTCACCGCCTTCTCTGTCATTGCCGGACATGTTCATCCTTTCGGGTGATCCCAGAGTAATGGGATGAATCTTGAATTCACCTTCCTTAAACTCTACGAAGTGTCGTGCTCGTTCTGAATTTGGCACCGTCTTTGCTGTGGCGTTTTCTCTTAAACCGTATTTAATAACCAGTCTTCAAAATTTACAGAATATTAGTTACACAAGAAAAAGGTTACGTATCAAATAAAAtttccttgcttttttttttatatcttaaaaaatgttggaaaaacaTTAAATGTGTTGCGAGAAAGAATGTTTGGGG is a genomic window containing:
- the LOC115725794 gene encoding uncharacterized protein LOC115725794 isoform X1, whose protein sequence is MGTSERITKYRDRLDKTLASPDLTNAETLKNLVKDHLQRSSLEDNEEFSEVLLERRTKEVSHFLDMLRSASVGGNGSKASQMSHAEWKLKQDNEEFRVMYREGPEGTPYHSLLVEGYVDGPMDTCLCLSWESALYKKWWPQYTMPTFKIVSSKCLQKIRIGEQISSVRVKVSWPLSAREAVVHFFEFEYFQDDLIIVLLNSISETEKIDKSTHGYTGDMIPEEKDVIRIGVVGGFALQKVTSERSYFRTIANMDLKLDFVPPSLINFIARQLIGSGFRLYQKAVASVFKSDGDFKQALNDPLYDRIRKAFYSIYQQNGGLAYKKLEDKAKVLVNEDIVDNAEDNIKDVNQDIPVDQNAEEIQPNYKLPPYSSNCGEIEEVKSEDGMEGGNDRIINPSNGDVGEMSCRDRKRKVHIRPEVEQALGTLEKAISIVRQYGLNALNHSPSSFFEEEPQDLEMDAAGVSISEKVGFISKYDVGVEESNRKTIKKSTEEPRESSGTHSSRDRKSNSSATREVSHSKVVPASPEERLVAPPQIDQVVASYSLENGKTEAPFWDSTTDDAKEMTTEAERGDKNGTDTKNSSRRRRRYRLCCFRPLLGH
- the LOC115725794 gene encoding uncharacterized protein LOC115725794 isoform X2, which encodes MKLKQDNEEFRVMYREGPEGTPYHSLLVEGYVDGPMDTCLCLSWESALYKKWWPQYTMPTFKIVSSKCLQKIRIGEQISSVRVKVSWPLSAREAVVHFFEFEYFQDDLIIVLLNSISETEKIDKSTHGYTGDMIPEEKDVIRIGVVGGFALQKVTSERSYFRTIANMDLKLDFVPPSLINFIARQLIGSGFRLYQKAVASVFKSDGDFKQALNDPLYDRIRKAFYSIYQQNGGLAYKKLEDKAKVLVNEDIVDNAEDNIKDVNQDIPVDQNAEEIQPNYKLPPYSSNCGEIEEVKSEDGMEGGNDRIINPSNGDVGEMSCRDRKRKVHIRPEVEQALGTLEKAISIVRQYGLNALNHSPSSFFEEEPQDLEMDAAGVSISEKVGFISKYDVGVEESNRKTIKKSTEEPRESSGTHSSRDRKSNSSATREVSHSKVVPASPEERLVAPPQIDQVVASYSLENGKTEAPFWDSTTDDAKEMTTEAERGDKNGTDTKNSSRRRRRYRLCCFRPLLGH